One Pongo pygmaeus isolate AG05252 chromosome 10, NHGRI_mPonPyg2-v2.0_pri, whole genome shotgun sequence genomic window carries:
- the KERA gene encoding keratocan — protein MAGTICFIMWVFFITDTVWSRSVRQVYEVHDSDDWTIHDFECPMECFCPPSFPTALYCENRGLKEIPAIPSRIWYLYLQNNLIETIPEKPFENATQLRWINLNKNKITNYGIEKGALIQLKKLLFLFLEDNELEEVPSPLPRSLEQLQLARNKVSRIPQGTFSNLENLTLLDLQNNKLVDNAFQRDTFKGLKNLMQLNMAKNALRNMPPRLPANTMQLFLDNNSIEGIPENYFNVIPKVAFLRLNHNKLSDEGLPSRGFDVSSILDLQLSHNQLTKVPRISAHLQHLHLDHNKIKSVNVSVICPSPSMLPAERDSFSYGPHLRYLRLDGNEIKPPIPMALMTCFRLLQAVII, from the exons ATGGCAGGCACAATCTGTTTCATCATGTGGGTGTTTTTCATAACAGACACTGTGTGGTCTAGAAGTGTGAGGCAGGTCTATGAGGTACATGATTCAGATGATTGGACTATTCATGACTTCGAGTGTCCCATGGAATGTTTCTGCCCACCCAGTTTTCCTACTGCTTTATATTGTGAAAATAGAGGTCTCAAAGAAATTCCTGCTATTCCTTCAAGAATTTGGTATCTTTATCTTCAAAACAACCTGATAGAAACCATTCCTGAAAAGCCATTTGAGAATGCCACCCAGCTAAGATGGATAAATctaaacaagaacaaaataacCAACTATGGAATTGAAAAAGGAGCCCTAATCCAGCTGAAGAAGTTGCTCTTCTTATTTCTGGAAGATAATGAGCTAGAGGAGGTACCTTCTCCATTGCCAAGAAGTTTAGAACAATTACAATTAGCTAGAAATAAGGTGTCCAGAATTCCTCAAGGGACCTTTAGCAATCTGGAGAACCTGACCCTTCTTGACCTACAGAACAATAAATTAGTGGACAATGCCTTTCAAAGAGACACTTTTAAAGGACTCAAGAACCTCATGCAGCTAAACATGGCCAAGAATGCCCTGAGGAATATGCCTCCAAGATTACCAGCCAATACAATGCAGTTGTTTTTAGACAACAATTCCATTGAAGGAAtaccagaaaattattttaatgtgattCCGAAAGTGGCCTTTTTGAGACTAAATCACAACAAATTGTCAGATGAGGGTCTCCCATCAAGAGGATTTGATGTATCATCAATTCTAGATCTTCAACTGTCGCACAATCAACTCACAAAAGTTCCCCGAATCAGTGCTCATCTGCAGCACCTTCACCTTGAtcataacaaaattaaaa GCGTGAATGTCTCTGTAATATGTCCCAGCCCATCCATGCTGCCTGCAGAACGAGATTCCTTCAGTTATGGACCTCATCTTCGCTACCTCCGTCTGGATGGAAATGAAATCAAACCACCAATTCCAATGGCTTTAATGACCTGCTTCAGACTTCTGCAGGCTGTCATTATTTAA